The Manihot esculenta cultivar AM560-2 chromosome 11, M.esculenta_v8, whole genome shotgun sequence genome includes a region encoding these proteins:
- the LOC110626568 gene encoding transcription factor E2FB isoform X2, with protein MSNSQPPNSSTRLPQQNVTQNPLKRQLPFSSMKPPFSAPGDYHRFSSEPRRVADHDVEAIVVKPPPFKRKSDAADHEAESSEWNTSTGFTEVVNSPLQTPVSGKGGKAPKTSRLSKSSKSGPQNAASHLGSPGSNLTLTGPCRYDSSLGLLTKKFINLIKHAEDGILDLNKAADTLEVQKRRIYDITNVLEGIGLIEKKLKNRIQWKGLDVSRPGEADENVSSLQAEVENLNIEEHRLDDRIREVQERLRDLSEEETNQKWLFVTEEDIKSLPCFQNETLIAIKAPHGTTLEVPDPDEAVDYPQRRYRIVLRSTMGPIDVYLVSQFEEKFEEIHGVEPPKSYPSTSGFNENLATTMVPGESREKEIEMLGQDDHRMCSDLNTSQDFVSGIMKIVPTDVDSDADYWLLSDAGVSITDMWRTEPGVEWSEFGTLHDDYSMANISIPRPQTPPSNPTEVPSGANTTAG; from the exons ATGTCGAATTCCCAACCGCCAAACTCATCGACAAGGCTTCCGCAGCAAAACGTCACCCAGAATCCCTTAAAACGGCAGCTCCCTTTTTCTTCTATGAAGCCGCCATTTTCGGCCCCTGGTGACTATCATCGGTTCAGTTCTGAACCACGCCGAGTTGCCGATCATGATGTTGAGGCCATCGTTGTTAAACCTCCT CCATTTAAGCGGAAGAGTGATGCAGCAGATCATGAAGCTGAATCCAGTGAGTGGAACACTAGTACTGGCTTCACAGAAGTAGTCAACAGCCCCCTCCAGACACCCGTATCTGGAAAAGGTGGAAAGGCACCCAAAACATCTAGGCTTTCAAAGAGCAGTAAATCTGGACCCCAGAATGCTGCTTCACATCTTG GTTCTCCTGGAAGTAATCTTACCCTGACTGGTCCCTGTCGTTATGACAGTTCCCTAG GTCTCTTGACAAAAAAGTTCATCAATCTGATCAAACATGCTGAAGATGGTATTCTAGATCTTAACAAAGCCGCAGACACTTTGGAG GTGCAAAAGCGGAGGATATATGACATAACAAATGTCCTAGAAGGAATTGGTCTGATAGAAAAGAAGCTCAAGAATAGAATACAGTGGAA GGGACTCGATGTCTCAAGGCCAGGGGAAGCAGATGAGAATGTCTCTAGTTTGCAG GCAGAAGTTGAAAACCTTAACATTGAGGAACACAGATTAGATGATCGAATAAG AGAAGTGCAAGAAAGATTAAGGGACCTCAGTGAAGAAGAAACTAACCAGAA GTGGCTTTTTGTCACTGAGGAAGATATCAAGAGCTTACCCTGCTTTCAG AATGAAACCTTAATAGCAATTAAAGCTCCTCATGGCACTACTTTGGAAGTCCCAGATCCCGATGAG GCTGTTGACTATCCCCAGAGAAGATACAGGATCGTGCTTAGAAGTACAATGGGTCCCATAGATGTTTATCTTGTCAG TCAATTTGAAGAGAAATTTGAGGAGATTCATGGTGTTGAGCCACCCAAAAGTTATCCATCAACTTCAGGCTTTAATGAAAATCTAGCGACTACGATGGTCCCTGGGGAGAGCAGGGAAAAGGAGATTGAAATGCTGGGACAAGACGATCATAGAATGTGCTCAGATCTCAACACCTCACAGGACTTTGTGAGTGGGATCATGAAGATTGTTCCCACAGATGTAGAT AGTGATGCGGATTACTGGCTTTTATCAGATGCTGGTGTTAGCATCACAGACATGTGGCGCACTGAAC CTGGGGTTGAGTGGAGTGAATTTGGTACACTTCATGATGACTATAGCATGGCAAATATCAGCATACCTCGACCCCAGACTCCACCATCAAATCCAACAGAAGTGCCTTCTGGTGCTAATACTACTGCAGGTTGA
- the LOC110626569 gene encoding uncharacterized protein LOC110626569 isoform X1, producing MAIVMQASPLFSATSLISRRNFNDYYFGSVQPPKSSFKHFIPKAIKQTREETNIPSPSPEEITQKYGLEAGLWKIFSSKEGRREDDGEEKKSKGEQAKELLAKYGGAYLATSITLSLISFSLCYALISAGVDVQALLQKVGISTDETGEKVGTFALAYAAHKAASPIRFPPTVALTPIVASWIGKKVDNEK from the exons ATGGCCATAGTTATGCAAGCCTCTCCTCTTTTTTCTGCTACTTCTCTCATCAGTAGGAGAAACTTCAACGATTACTATTTTGGCTCCGTTCAACCTCCCAAATCCAGTTTTAAGCACTTTATCCCCAAAGCCATAAAACAGACAAGAGAAGAAACAAATATCCCATCTCCTTCACCTGAGGAAATTACCCAAAAATATGGTCTCGAAGCTGGTCTTTGGAAG ATATTCAGTTCAAAAGAGGGGAGAAGGGAAGATGATGGCGAGGAAAAGAAATCAAAGGGAGAGCAAGCTAAGGAGCTTCTAGCAAAATATGGAGGAGCATACCTGGCCACCTCCATTACACTGTCCTtgatctccttctctctctgttATGCACTCATTAGTGCAGGAGTCGATGTCCAAGCTTTGCTGCAGAAG GTGGGAATTTCTACTGATGAGACAGGGGAAAAGGTTGGGACCTTTGCTTTGGCATATGCTGCACACAAGGCTGCATCTCCAATAAGGTTTCCCCCTACTGTAGCTCTCACTCCCATTGTTGCCAGTTGGATTGGCAAGAAAGTAGATAACGAGAAGTAA
- the LOC110626569 gene encoding uncharacterized protein LOC110626569 isoform X2: MVSKLVFGRYPIIQISASLLLLLLFLLHLLNVNFSTGSSVCVCYWEFLSDTIFSSKEGRREDDGEEKKSKGEQAKELLAKYGGAYLATSITLSLISFSLCYALISAGVDVQALLQKVGISTDETGEKVGTFALAYAAHKAASPIRFPPTVALTPIVASWIGKKVDNEK; encoded by the exons ATGGTCTCGAAGCTGGTCTTTGGAAGGTACCCAATTATCCAAATCTCTGCTTcgctccttcttcttcttcttttcctcttGCACTTGCTTAATGTCAATTTTTCTACTGGTTCATCCGTATGTGTTTGCTACTGGGAATTTTTAAGCGACACG ATATTCAGTTCAAAAGAGGGGAGAAGGGAAGATGATGGCGAGGAAAAGAAATCAAAGGGAGAGCAAGCTAAGGAGCTTCTAGCAAAATATGGAGGAGCATACCTGGCCACCTCCATTACACTGTCCTtgatctccttctctctctgttATGCACTCATTAGTGCAGGAGTCGATGTCCAAGCTTTGCTGCAGAAG GTGGGAATTTCTACTGATGAGACAGGGGAAAAGGTTGGGACCTTTGCTTTGGCATATGCTGCACACAAGGCTGCATCTCCAATAAGGTTTCCCCCTACTGTAGCTCTCACTCCCATTGTTGCCAGTTGGATTGGCAAGAAAGTAGATAACGAGAAGTAA
- the LOC110626568 gene encoding transcription factor E2FB isoform X1: protein MSNSQPPNSSTRLPQQNVTQNPLKRQLPFSSMKPPFSAPGDYHRFSSEPRRVADHDVEAIVVKPPPFKRKSDAADHEAESSEWNTSTGFTEVVNSPLQTPVSGKGGKAPKTSRLSKSSKSGPQNAASHLGSPGSNLTLTGPCRYDSSLGLLTKKFINLIKHAEDGILDLNKAADTLEVQKRRIYDITNVLEGIGLIEKKLKNRIQWKGLDVSRPGEADENVSSLQAEVENLNIEEHRLDDRIREVQERLRDLSEEETNQKWLFVTEEDIKSLPCFQNETLIAIKAPHGTTLEVPDPDEQAVDYPQRRYRIVLRSTMGPIDVYLVSQFEEKFEEIHGVEPPKSYPSTSGFNENLATTMVPGESREKEIEMLGQDDHRMCSDLNTSQDFVSGIMKIVPTDVDSDADYWLLSDAGVSITDMWRTEPGVEWSEFGTLHDDYSMANISIPRPQTPPSNPTEVPSGANTTAG from the exons ATGTCGAATTCCCAACCGCCAAACTCATCGACAAGGCTTCCGCAGCAAAACGTCACCCAGAATCCCTTAAAACGGCAGCTCCCTTTTTCTTCTATGAAGCCGCCATTTTCGGCCCCTGGTGACTATCATCGGTTCAGTTCTGAACCACGCCGAGTTGCCGATCATGATGTTGAGGCCATCGTTGTTAAACCTCCT CCATTTAAGCGGAAGAGTGATGCAGCAGATCATGAAGCTGAATCCAGTGAGTGGAACACTAGTACTGGCTTCACAGAAGTAGTCAACAGCCCCCTCCAGACACCCGTATCTGGAAAAGGTGGAAAGGCACCCAAAACATCTAGGCTTTCAAAGAGCAGTAAATCTGGACCCCAGAATGCTGCTTCACATCTTG GTTCTCCTGGAAGTAATCTTACCCTGACTGGTCCCTGTCGTTATGACAGTTCCCTAG GTCTCTTGACAAAAAAGTTCATCAATCTGATCAAACATGCTGAAGATGGTATTCTAGATCTTAACAAAGCCGCAGACACTTTGGAG GTGCAAAAGCGGAGGATATATGACATAACAAATGTCCTAGAAGGAATTGGTCTGATAGAAAAGAAGCTCAAGAATAGAATACAGTGGAA GGGACTCGATGTCTCAAGGCCAGGGGAAGCAGATGAGAATGTCTCTAGTTTGCAG GCAGAAGTTGAAAACCTTAACATTGAGGAACACAGATTAGATGATCGAATAAG AGAAGTGCAAGAAAGATTAAGGGACCTCAGTGAAGAAGAAACTAACCAGAA GTGGCTTTTTGTCACTGAGGAAGATATCAAGAGCTTACCCTGCTTTCAG AATGAAACCTTAATAGCAATTAAAGCTCCTCATGGCACTACTTTGGAAGTCCCAGATCCCGATGAG CAGGCTGTTGACTATCCCCAGAGAAGATACAGGATCGTGCTTAGAAGTACAATGGGTCCCATAGATGTTTATCTTGTCAG TCAATTTGAAGAGAAATTTGAGGAGATTCATGGTGTTGAGCCACCCAAAAGTTATCCATCAACTTCAGGCTTTAATGAAAATCTAGCGACTACGATGGTCCCTGGGGAGAGCAGGGAAAAGGAGATTGAAATGCTGGGACAAGACGATCATAGAATGTGCTCAGATCTCAACACCTCACAGGACTTTGTGAGTGGGATCATGAAGATTGTTCCCACAGATGTAGAT AGTGATGCGGATTACTGGCTTTTATCAGATGCTGGTGTTAGCATCACAGACATGTGGCGCACTGAAC CTGGGGTTGAGTGGAGTGAATTTGGTACACTTCATGATGACTATAGCATGGCAAATATCAGCATACCTCGACCCCAGACTCCACCATCAAATCCAACAGAAGTGCCTTCTGGTGCTAATACTACTGCAGGTTGA